From a region of the Castor canadensis chromosome 7, mCasCan1.hap1v2, whole genome shotgun sequence genome:
- the Mrln gene encoding myoregulin gives MTGKNWILISTTTPQSLEDEILGRLLKILFVLFVDLMSIMYVIITS, from the coding sequence ATGACTGGTAAAAATTGGATATTAATTTCTACTACTACCCCTCAAAGTCTGGAAGATGAAATTCTGGGAAGACTTctaaaaattttgtttgttttatttgttgacTTAATGTCTATTATGTATGTTATCATAACTTCTTAG